From Calditrichota bacterium, the proteins below share one genomic window:
- a CDS encoding acyl-CoA dehydrogenase, with translation MANFYLDNADIQFLMKHLDLEEVIRLIENDFREKDEFDEAPRNVEEAKENYHLVLSNLGEMCAEKIAPEAPAADEEGAKFWEGNVFYSIPTQKAMKLLRDAELMGFTLPRKYSGLNFPVTIYSIAIELVSQAEAGLQNIFGLQEIAATINEFADEEIKAKYLPLFASGKVTGAMVLTEPEAGSDLQAVQLKATFDEKENCWRLKGNKRFITNGNADVALILARSEPGTSDGRGLSMFLYERDETVVVRRIENKLGIHTSPTCELQFNDTKAILIGKRRMGLIRYVMALMNGARLGIACQGLGIAQAAYNEALKYAEDREQFKKKIIDMPPVFDMLANMKMKIEAARVLTYETSIIVDKKKLLEHKIAHSEQRNPEDKKKLKYYDALAATLTPMAKYYASEIANEVADDAIQIHGGTGYMKEFNVERHYRDARITNIYEGTSQLQVVAAIGGVLTRALEPEFEHLMNLIADSEQKVHLKTLKKCHERLNQAIDYLKEKDDSEYLSFYARQAVDMAMELYIALQLLYYAR, from the coding sequence ATGGCAAATTTTTATTTGGATAATGCGGATATTCAATTTCTCATGAAGCATCTTGACCTGGAAGAAGTGATTCGACTCATTGAAAATGACTTCCGGGAAAAAGATGAATTTGATGAGGCCCCTCGAAATGTCGAGGAAGCAAAAGAAAATTACCACCTCGTCCTGTCCAATCTGGGCGAGATGTGCGCAGAAAAAATCGCTCCCGAAGCCCCTGCTGCAGACGAAGAAGGTGCAAAATTCTGGGAAGGAAATGTGTTTTACTCCATTCCCACGCAAAAAGCGATGAAATTGCTCAGAGATGCGGAATTGATGGGATTCACTCTGCCGCGAAAATACAGCGGATTAAATTTCCCTGTGACTATTTATTCCATCGCCATCGAATTAGTCTCGCAGGCTGAAGCCGGATTGCAAAATATTTTTGGTTTGCAGGAAATTGCAGCCACGATTAATGAATTTGCAGACGAAGAAATCAAGGCAAAATATCTGCCTTTGTTTGCCTCAGGGAAAGTCACCGGCGCCATGGTACTCACCGAGCCGGAAGCAGGTTCTGATTTGCAGGCTGTGCAACTGAAAGCGACTTTTGATGAAAAAGAAAATTGCTGGCGGCTGAAAGGAAACAAACGTTTTATCACAAACGGCAATGCCGATGTAGCGCTGATTCTGGCGCGATCTGAGCCCGGTACTTCCGACGGACGCGGATTGTCCATGTTTTTATATGAGCGTGACGAGACTGTGGTCGTCCGGCGTATTGAAAATAAATTGGGCATTCACACTTCTCCGACTTGCGAACTGCAATTTAATGACACCAAAGCAATTTTGATCGGAAAGCGCCGCATGGGACTGATCCGTTACGTGATGGCTCTGATGAACGGCGCCAGACTGGGAATCGCCTGTCAGGGTCTCGGAATCGCTCAGGCTGCTTACAACGAGGCTCTGAAATATGCCGAGGACAGAGAACAATTCAAGAAAAAAATTATCGACATGCCGCCGGTTTTCGACATGCTGGCAAATATGAAGATGAAGATTGAGGCCGCGCGCGTGCTCACCTACGAAACGTCAATCATTGTGGATAAAAAGAAATTGCTGGAACACAAAATTGCGCATAGCGAGCAAAGAAATCCGGAAGACAAAAAGAAGCTCAAATATTACGACGCGTTGGCAGCCACTCTGACGCCCATGGCAAAATATTACGCTTCGGAAATTGCCAATGAAGTGGCGGACGATGCGATTCAGATTCACGGCGGCACTGGTTACATGAAAGAATTCAACGTGGAGCGCCATTATCGGGATGCGCGAATCACCAATATTTACGAAGGCACATCTCAATTGCAGGTTGTCGCAGCCATCGGCGGCGTGCTGACACGCGCGTTGGAACCGGAGTTTGAACATTTGATGAATTTAATCGCGGATTCCGAACAGAAAGTGCATTTGAAAACGCTGAAAAAATGCCACGAGCGATTGAATCAAGCCATTGACTATCTGAAAGAAAAAGATGACTCTGAATATCTTTCATTTTACGCCAGACAGGCAGTGGACATGGCGATGGAACTTTACATTGCGCTTCAGTTGCTTTATTACGCGCGAT